A single region of the Brienomyrus brachyistius isolate T26 chromosome 10, BBRACH_0.4, whole genome shotgun sequence genome encodes:
- the slitrk2 gene encoding SLIT and NTRK-like protein 2, producing the protein MLNSVLLLGVLTVTSFPTKTDSRKTSKDICKNRCPCEEKENILNINCESKGFTTVSQFQPPQNKICQLFLNKNFLTKLHANDFINYGNVTSLHLDNNGLQEIKTGAFNGLKNLKRLHLNNNNLEIIKEETFTGLESLEYLQADYNYISTIEAGAFSKLNKLKVLILNDNLLLSLPNNVFRFVLLTHLDLRGNRLKMLPFAGVLEHIGGIMEIRLEENPWNCTCDLIPLKAWLDTISVFVGDVICETPFRLHGKDVTQLVRQDLCPRKNPGDASHRSMQPPSDSQYQGPSPTLHPGVTPTRAPKASRPPKMRNRPTPRVTASNKDRHVFGPIMVYQTRSPVPIACPEVCICTSQNPDSGLNINCQERKLHNVTDLHPKPSYPKKLHLTGNYLQTIYRADFTEYGALELLHLGNNRIAIIQEGAFENLTNLRRLYLNGNYIEGLSQSLFAGLQSLQYLYLEYNIIKTILPQTFNSLHNLQLLFLNNNLLRSLPDNVFGGTMLTRLNLRNNHFSHMPVRGVLDQLSPFIQIDLQENPWDCTCDIVELKNWMELSSTSVVVNEITCDSPSKHAGRLLRSLRNDAICPETEEATEEAPAPAAAAASVVSTIATSTEPTVFSVSATTDVLPQMHTEVPLSVLILGLLVVFILSVCFGAGLFVFVLKRRKGVESIPSAVNNSDLNSFQVQYGSYGAQAGAEKTDSHVYNYIPPPVGQMCQNPIYMQKDGDQVAYYRNLKDVGFSPMDAKKEGQSRSPAYTVSTVEFIEKQPCATREPELLYQNIAERVKELPTAGALNYSFCTLPKRPFAPPYETVRRHNQDRLNKTVLYGTPRKYYAEQSKNEHPLLPGKLKTEPDYLEVLEKQTAMSQL; encoded by the coding sequence ATGCTGAACAGCGTTTTGTTGCTTGGCGTCTTAACGGTGACCAGTTTCCCCACGAAGACCGACAGCCGCAAAACTTCCAAAGACATTTGCAAGAACCGCTGCCCGTGTGAGGAGAAGGAAAATATCTTAAACATCAACTGCGAGAGCAAAGGATTTACAACGGTCAGTCAGTTTCAGCCGCCGCAAAATAAGATATGCCAGCTGTTTCTGAACAAAAACTTTCTGACCAAGCTGCATGCGAACGATTTTATAAATTATGGCAATGTGACGTCCCTTCATTTGGATAACAATGGCTTGCAGGAGATTAAAACGGGGGCTTTTAATGGACTAAAAAACCTAAAGCGGCTTCACCTGAACAACAATAACTTGGAAATAATTAAAGAAGAAACCTTCACGGGCTTGGAAAGTCTGGAGTATTTGCAAGCCGATTACAATTATATCAGCACCATTGAGGCTGGTGCTTTCAGCAAGCTGAATAAGCTCAAAGTTCTGATCCTTAACGACAATCTGCTGCTCTCCCTCCCCAACAATGTGTTCCGCTTCGTCCTGCTGACACATCTGGATCTGAGGGGGAACCGACTGAAGATGCTGCCTTTTGCCGGCGTGCTGGAGCACATCGGTGGGATCATGGAGATCAGGCTGGAGGAGAACCCTTGGAACTGCACATGTGACCTGATCCCCCTCAAAGCTTGGCTGGATACCATTTCTGTGTTCGTGGGGGATGTCATTTGCGAAACGCCATTTAGGCTGCATGGGAAGGACGTGACCCAGTTGGTCCGGCAGGATCTGTGCCCCAGGAAAAACCCCGGCGATGCCAGCCACCGTTCCATGCAGCCTCCTTCCGATTCCCAGTACCAGGGTCCATCTCCCACTCTGCACCCAGGTGTGACCCCCACTCGAGCGCCCAAGGCGTCGCGTCCCCCGAAGATGCGAAACCGCCCCACCCCCCGGGTAACGGCATCTAATAAGGATAGGCACGTCTTTGGACCAATCATGGTGTATCAGACGAGGTCCCCTGTGCCGATCGCCTGTCCGGAAGTGTGCATCTGTACCTCGCAGAACCCGGACAGTGGACTGAACATCAACTGTCAAGAGAGGAAGCTGCACAATGTGACAGACCTCCACCCCAAACCCTCCTACCCAAAGAAGCTGCACTTGACAGGTAATTATTTACAGACGATATACAGGGCCGATTTCACCGAGTATGGGGCTTTGGAACTTCTGCACCTTGGGAACAACAGGATAGCAATTATTCAGGAAGGAGCCTTCGAAAACTTAACTAATTTAAGGAGACTCTACCTTAATGGCAATTATATTGAGGGCCTGTCTCAGTCTTTATTTGCAGGTCTACAGAGCCTGCAGTATTTATACCTGGAGTACAATATTATCAAAACCATTTTGCCACAGACCTTCAACTCCTTGCACAATCTGCAGCTCTTGTTCCTCAACAATAATTTATTGCGATCGCTTCCCGACAACGTCTTTGGGGGCACGATGCTGACGAGGCTGAACCTGCGCAACAACCACTTCTCCCACATGCCGGTTCGGGGCGTCCTGGACCAGCTGTCCCCCTTCATCCAGATCGACCTGCAGGAGAACCCGTGGGACTGCACCTGCGATATCGTCGAGCTGAAGAACTGGATGGAGCTGTCCAGCACTAGTGTGGTGGTGAATGAGATCACGTGTGACTCGCCCTCGAAGCACGCTGGCCGGCTCCTCCGGTCCCTGCGCAACGACGCCATCTGCCCGGAAACGGAGGAGGCCACAGAGGAGGCCCCAGCCCCTGCCGCTGCTGCTGCGTCTGTCGTCTCCACCATCGCCACCAGCACCGAACCCACCGTGTTCTCTGTGAGTGCAACTACAGACGTCCTGCCCCAGATGCACACAGAAGTGCCCCTGTCTGTGCTAATTCTGGGTCTACTGGTTGTCTTCATCCTGTCCGTGTGCTTCGGGGCGGGCTTGTTCGTGTTCGTCCTCAAACGCCGCAAAGGGGTGGAGAGCATCCCCTCAGCCGTCAACAACTCGGACCTGAACTCCTTCCAGGTCCAATACGGCTCGTATGGAGCCCAGGCAGGCGCAGAAAAAACCGATAGTCACGTGTACAACTACATCCCCCCTCCGGTGGGACAGATGTGCCAAAACCCCATTTACATGCAGAAGGATGGAGACCAAGTGGCTTACTACAGGAACCTGAAGGATGTGGGCTTCAGTCCCATGGATGCTAAAAAAGAAGGGCAGTCACGGAGTCCCGCTTATACCGTGAGCACAGTGGAGTTCATCGAGAAGCAACCCTGTGCAACCCGGGAGCCTGAGCTCCTCTACCAGAACATTGCGGAAAGAGTTAAGGAGCTCCCCACTGCAGGAGCGCTGAACTACAGCTTCTGCACCCTCCCCAAAAGACCGTTCGCGCCCCCTTATGAGACAGTAAGGCGCCACAACCAGGACCGACTGAATAAAACCGTCTTGTACGGGACGCCAAGGAAGTATTACGCCGAACAGTCAAAAAATGAACACCCTTTGCTCCCTGGGAAACTAAAAACAGAGCCGGACTACCTCGAAGTTCTAGAGAAACAAACGGCAATGAGCCAGCTGTAA